Proteins encoded together in one uncultured Desulfosarcina sp. window:
- the gap gene encoding type I glyceraldehyde-3-phosphate dehydrogenase yields the protein MMLKIAINGFGRIGRLSFRKIFGDDRFEVVAINDLTNPKLLAHLLKYDSVQGRFSGHTVDCDENSLIIDDKKISVYKDAEPKNLPWGSLGVDIVLECTGFFCSKDKSQAHIDAGAKKVLISAPAGSDLPTIVYGVNHQTLNNDDRIVSGASCTTNCLAPMAKALNGYRELRTGFMTTIHAYTGDQMIIDGPHRKGDFRRARAGAINIVPNSTGAAKAIGLVIPELDGKLIGSAQRVPVPSGSITILDATLKDVTDSVSVEGINDAMKKASDESFGYSDEELVSSDTIGMSYGSLFDSTQTLAQRCGTNIYEVRVVSWYDNEMSYVSQLIRTLGHMGSLMN from the coding sequence ATCATGCTTAAAATTGCAATTAACGGTTTTGGAAGGATTGGAAGACTTTCATTTCGAAAAATTTTTGGAGATGATCGTTTTGAAGTTGTGGCAATTAACGACTTAACAAACCCGAAGTTGCTTGCTCATCTTCTGAAGTATGACAGCGTACAGGGTCGTTTTTCAGGGCATACTGTTGATTGTGACGAGAATTCTCTTATCATTGACGACAAGAAAATCAGCGTTTACAAAGACGCGGAACCGAAGAATCTTCCTTGGGGCAGTCTTGGGGTGGACATTGTTTTGGAATGTACCGGTTTTTTCTGCTCGAAGGACAAGAGCCAGGCGCATATTGACGCAGGAGCAAAGAAGGTTCTCATTTCAGCTCCTGCAGGCAGTGACCTTCCAACCATTGTTTATGGCGTAAATCATCAAACACTGAACAATGACGATCGCATTGTCTCTGGTGCATCCTGCACAACCAATTGCCTTGCTCCCATGGCAAAGGCGTTGAATGGTTATCGTGAGTTGAGAACAGGCTTTATGACCACGATTCATGCATATACGGGAGACCAGATGATTATTGATGGACCGCACCGCAAAGGCGATTTTCGTCGTGCAAGAGCCGGTGCAATCAACATTGTGCCCAATTCAACCGGTGCTGCGAAAGCGATCGGCCTTGTTATTCCGGAACTTGACGGAAAGCTGATCGGATCGGCGCAACGCGTACCCGTTCCTTCCGGTTCCATCACCATTCTCGATGCTACATTAAAGGATGTGACCGACTCTGTAAGTGTTGAGGGAATCAATGATGCGATGAAAAAGGCTTCCGATGAATCCTTTGGATATTCTGACGAGGAGCTGGTGTCAAGCGATACAATTGGCATGAGCTACGGCTCGCTTTTTGATTCCACGCAAACGCTTGCGCAGCGTTGTGGAACCAATATCTATGAGGTCAGAGTTGTATCCTGGTATGACAACGAAATGAGCTATGTCAGTCAGTTAATCAGAACATTAGGCCATATGGGAAGTTTAATGAATTAG
- a CDS encoding AarF/ABC1/UbiB kinase family protein — MPFPFSSSRIRGIRHFGLITRILIKHGMGEVADRLKGRTGAKIKSGLPDPVRVRRTLEELGPSFIKLGQLMSTRADLFPPEYIHELAKLQDQVPPVPFEEIRRLVEMELDQPLDRLFESIDDKAMAAASVAQVHSARLKSGEQVAVKVIRPGIEKRIRKDIQVMYYFAARFERNFDLGRIVGAVNLVKEFERTIFRELDMLIEAGNIERFTRSFAEVDEICIPKVYWDFTSKSVLVMEHVEGIKMDRVDEIRRQGIDPQEVAMIGLRSFSRQLMAAGIFHADPHPGNTIVMPDGRVGLVDFGIVGYLDEETMMQIAHLFLGFAEHDYDMVMEAFEAAGLIDPRTMDMKSFRVDLKDMAEPFYGRSLKTISVKDVYDQVMRLVFKYRIRLPRNLLLLFKTFIQTEALGKILGSEASLLEVTRPYARKLLQRGYEAHKVFKNMGRDMKLFSGYLRQMPHLAHGLFKRLATETPSIELNHTGLDDTSKKIEHGINRLTLGLVVAASLIAASLILNSTRKVLLFEVDFFGVQTFSVTDLLGFTGYIIATFLGLWLVFSIIRSGKL; from the coding sequence ATGCCCTTTCCCTTTTCCAGCAGCCGCATCCGCGGCATTCGCCATTTCGGCCTGATTACACGGATACTCATCAAGCACGGTATGGGAGAAGTTGCCGACCGGCTGAAAGGTCGAACCGGCGCCAAGATCAAGTCCGGTCTGCCCGATCCCGTGCGCGTCCGCCGTACCCTGGAGGAGTTGGGTCCCAGTTTCATCAAGCTGGGCCAGCTCATGAGCACCCGCGCCGACCTGTTCCCGCCGGAGTACATTCACGAACTCGCCAAACTGCAGGACCAGGTGCCGCCGGTGCCCTTCGAGGAGATCCGCCGCCTGGTTGAAATGGAGCTGGACCAGCCGCTGGACCGCCTTTTCGAAAGCATCGACGACAAGGCCATGGCTGCCGCTTCGGTGGCCCAGGTGCACAGCGCCCGCTTGAAAAGCGGCGAACAGGTGGCCGTGAAGGTGATCCGGCCAGGCATCGAGAAACGCATCCGCAAGGACATCCAGGTGATGTACTATTTTGCCGCCCGCTTCGAGCGCAATTTCGATCTGGGGCGCATCGTGGGGGCCGTCAACCTGGTCAAGGAGTTCGAGCGCACCATCTTCCGCGAATTGGACATGCTCATCGAAGCCGGCAACATCGAACGCTTCACCCGCAGTTTCGCAGAAGTCGATGAGATCTGCATCCCCAAGGTGTACTGGGATTTCACCTCGAAATCGGTGCTGGTCATGGAGCATGTCGAGGGGATCAAGATGGACCGGGTGGACGAGATCCGCCGCCAGGGCATCGATCCGCAAGAGGTGGCCATGATCGGCCTGCGCTCTTTCTCCCGCCAGCTCATGGCCGCCGGCATCTTTCACGCCGACCCCCACCCGGGCAACACCATCGTCATGCCGGACGGCCGGGTGGGGCTGGTGGACTTCGGCATCGTGGGATACCTGGACGAAGAGACCATGATGCAGATCGCCCACCTGTTCCTGGGATTCGCCGAGCACGACTACGACATGGTCATGGAGGCGTTCGAGGCCGCCGGCCTGATCGATCCCCGGACGATGGACATGAAGAGTTTCCGGGTGGACCTGAAGGATATGGCCGAACCGTTCTACGGCCGTTCCCTGAAAACCATCTCGGTCAAAGATGTCTACGACCAGGTCATGCGCCTGGTGTTCAAGTACCGCATCCGCCTGCCGCGCAATTTGCTGCTGCTGTTCAAGACCTTTATCCAGACCGAGGCCCTGGGTAAAATTCTCGGTTCGGAGGCCAGCTTGCTGGAAGTAACCCGGCCCTATGCCAGGAAATTGTTGCAGCGGGGATACGAGGCCCACAAGGTGTTCAAGAACATGGGCCGGGACATGAAGCTGTTCAGCGGCTACCTGCGCCAGATGCCCCACCTGGCCCACGGTCTTTTCAAACGTCTGGCCACCGAGACCCCCAGCATCGAGCTGAATCACACCGGATTGGACGATACCTCTAAAAAGATCGAGCACGGCATCAACCGTTTAACCCTGGGGCTGGTGGTGGCCGCCTCTCTCATCGCCGCCTCCCTGATTCTCAACTCCACCCGCAAAGTTTTGCTTTTCGAGGTCGATTTCTTCGGCGTGCAGACCTTTTCGGTGACGGATCTTTTGGGCTTTACCGGCTATATCATCGCCACTTTCCTGGGCCTCTGGCTGGTTTTTTCGATTATCCGTTCCGGGAAATTATAG
- a CDS encoding DMT family transporter — MAFRYKTKVPVRETESAPIKGSSQNPMQAIAMQTRQTSTLPAFFLVAVAPLCWAGNIVVAKGVTAMIPPVALAFWRWTAAFLILLAFTWPTVKKDWKAALTGWKVMVLLALFGITGFNTLLYMAMHTTTAINGALIQTTMPAVIILISMVFFGERVSWLQAAGVAFCVLGATVVVLKGSWQALIDMALVTGDLLMIVAVILYALYSVLLLKRPKIHPLSVLVYTFGLGAVGLLPLYLWEMSVVGCFALTPGVAGSIAYVALFPSIVAYFCWNRGVAVIGANRTGLFINLIPVFAAILAIVFLGETLKLFHLAGMALIVAGFVLFNR; from the coding sequence ATGGCGTTCCGGTACAAAACCAAAGTTCCTGTCCGTGAAACCGAATCGGCGCCGATTAAAGGCAGCTCCCAAAACCCCATGCAGGCCATCGCTATGCAAACGCGTCAGACATCCACCCTTCCCGCTTTTTTCCTGGTCGCCGTGGCGCCCCTGTGCTGGGCAGGCAACATCGTTGTGGCCAAGGGCGTGACGGCGATGATTCCGCCGGTGGCGCTGGCGTTCTGGCGCTGGACGGCAGCCTTTTTGATTCTCCTGGCTTTCACCTGGCCAACGGTGAAAAAAGACTGGAAAGCCGCCCTGACCGGGTGGAAAGTCATGGTGCTGCTGGCGCTGTTCGGCATTACCGGCTTCAACACCTTGCTTTACATGGCCATGCACACCACCACGGCCATCAACGGCGCCCTGATTCAGACTACCATGCCGGCGGTCATCATCTTGATATCCATGGTCTTTTTCGGTGAACGGGTTTCCTGGCTTCAGGCCGCCGGGGTGGCGTTTTGTGTTCTGGGCGCCACGGTGGTGGTGCTCAAAGGCAGCTGGCAGGCCCTGATCGACATGGCGCTGGTCACGGGAGATCTGTTGATGATCGTTGCCGTGATCCTGTACGCCCTCTACTCGGTCCTGCTGCTCAAACGGCCGAAGATTCACCCTTTGAGTGTTCTGGTCTACACCTTCGGGCTGGGGGCTGTCGGCCTGCTGCCGCTCTACCTCTGGGAAATGTCGGTCGTCGGGTGCTTCGCCCTGACGCCCGGCGTGGCCGGAAGCATCGCCTACGTGGCCCTTTTCCCCTCCATCGTGGCCTATTTCTGCTGGAACCGCGGCGTGGCCGTCATCGGGGCCAACCGCACCGGGCTGTTCATCAATCTGATTCCCGTTTTTGCGGCCATCCTGGCCATCGTTTTCCTGGGCGAAACATTGAAATTGTTCCATCTGGCGGGTATGGCGCTGATTGTGGCGGGGTTTGTCCTGTTCAACCGCTGA
- a CDS encoding MFS transporter, translating to MLASAPGFLSETIPTKKVSRISRTRLQALIRSHPPRIMTGLIEVFAYRNTWLLFVIPGGLVGCVLTFSGLWGVPFLTTVYGLSPVFSASLTSSLLVAWALGSPFFGWLSDRLQNRKRLYIAGCGVALIGWMVVTLIEQLPLGVLVSILVVTGFASGSMIISFAFVKESVPIRLSGTVAGVINMGVMTGPMILQPAVGLVLDNMWTGNFSNGVRIYDAAAYRSGFSIMLAWIGISFLLLLFTRETKCQQMVE from the coding sequence TTGTTGGCATCGGCACCTGGGTTTTTGTCAGAGACTATCCCCACGAAAAAGGTTTCCAGGATTTCCCGAACACGACTTCAGGCGCTGATCCGAAGTCACCCCCCCCGCATCATGACAGGACTTATAGAGGTGTTTGCCTACCGGAATACATGGCTCCTTTTTGTGATTCCTGGAGGTCTGGTCGGTTGTGTTCTCACTTTTTCGGGTTTGTGGGGGGTGCCGTTTCTGACTACGGTGTATGGACTGTCGCCGGTATTCTCAGCCTCGCTGACCTCTTCCCTATTGGTTGCCTGGGCGTTGGGCAGCCCTTTTTTCGGATGGCTTTCCGATCGATTGCAAAACAGAAAACGACTCTACATAGCAGGATGCGGGGTTGCGCTTATCGGGTGGATGGTGGTTACTCTGATTGAGCAACTCCCCTTAGGCGTATTGGTTTCCATCCTGGTGGTCACCGGTTTCGCGTCGGGGAGCATGATTATCAGTTTTGCGTTCGTCAAAGAATCGGTGCCGATTCGCCTCTCGGGAACGGTTGCCGGGGTCATCAACATGGGTGTCATGACGGGCCCCATGATCTTGCAGCCGGCCGTGGGTTTGGTGTTGGACAACATGTGGACCGGAAATTTTTCAAATGGCGTGCGTATATACGATGCAGCCGCCTATAGAAGCGGTTTTTCGATTATGCTTGCCTGGATTGGTATTTCTTTCCTGCTGCTGCTCTTTACCCGTGAGACCAAATGCCAACAGATGGTTGAATGA
- a CDS encoding molybdopterin-dependent oxidoreductase: MWKPSVCTKDCPDTCGLLSKVEDGRITKVKGDPDHPFTRGFICKKAGYFPQHVHNEKRILTPLIRSGPKGTGRFEPIAWDEALDRVAAKIKEVSAEYGPEAILPYFYAGHMGMIQRYAGHAFFHKLGASRLLATICGPAATAGYEATLGSGPSTDLESVVDSDFIIIWGNNSLTTNVHAWPFYRKARKNGARLVVIDPYRTRTAKEADIHLMPMPGTDAALALGMMQVLIGENLIDRDYIADNTLSFDELARRAAEYPPEIASTICGVPASDIRELAVAYGKARAPFIRTGWGPARQLRGAMAMRTIACLPALVGAFKKPGAGITRLLGGGPSNLTRLTRPDLCPEGTRVVNMVELGDALTRLKAPPIKLLYNFMSNPAAVAPQSALVYEGLKRDDLFLVVHELFMTDTALFADIILPGASFFEMTDIYRAYGHNYLRLARPVIPPVGQSRANLAIFQQLAGRMGFEEEVFSLGEEDFIKDFLREEHPSLKGFDHEAFWQEKAVRLNIPANPYADGFNTPSGKVEFFSQTWLDKGLDPLPCGQVWRDPEGGNKYKLELITPPHHLFLNSAFNEISEIRKMAGRAKVLINLKTPGSGTSARATW, from the coding sequence ATGTGGAAGCCTTCCGTGTGCACAAAAGACTGTCCGGATACCTGCGGACTTCTGTCCAAAGTGGAGGACGGCCGGATAACCAAGGTGAAGGGCGATCCAGACCATCCATTCACCCGGGGTTTCATCTGTAAAAAAGCCGGTTATTTCCCTCAGCATGTCCATAATGAAAAGCGGATTCTCACGCCCCTGATACGTAGCGGCCCGAAGGGGACGGGCCGGTTTGAGCCCATCGCGTGGGATGAGGCATTGGATCGGGTAGCGGCCAAGATCAAGGAGGTCTCTGCTGAATACGGCCCCGAGGCCATTCTGCCATATTTCTATGCCGGTCACATGGGCATGATCCAGCGTTACGCCGGCCACGCCTTTTTTCACAAGCTGGGGGCCAGCCGACTTTTAGCGACCATATGTGGGCCTGCGGCCACCGCCGGGTATGAGGCCACCCTGGGCTCCGGCCCCAGCACAGACCTTGAATCCGTGGTGGATTCGGATTTCATCATCATCTGGGGCAACAACAGCCTGACCACCAACGTGCATGCCTGGCCCTTTTACAGAAAGGCCCGTAAAAATGGGGCCCGGCTGGTGGTGATAGATCCTTATCGGACGCGTACTGCCAAGGAAGCAGACATTCACCTCATGCCCATGCCGGGAACCGACGCTGCTCTGGCCCTGGGCATGATGCAGGTATTAATCGGCGAGAATCTCATCGATCGCGATTACATCGCCGACAATACGTTGAGTTTTGATGAACTGGCCCGGCGGGCCGCCGAATATCCACCGGAAATCGCCTCAACGATCTGCGGTGTTCCGGCCAGTGATATCCGGGAACTGGCTGTGGCCTATGGTAAGGCCCGGGCACCTTTCATCCGCACCGGCTGGGGGCCGGCCAGGCAGCTGCGCGGGGCCATGGCCATGCGCACCATTGCCTGTCTGCCCGCCCTGGTGGGGGCATTTAAAAAACCCGGCGCGGGCATCACCCGCTTATTGGGGGGCGGTCCCTCGAACCTCACCCGCTTGACCCGGCCGGATTTGTGTCCCGAGGGCACCCGGGTGGTAAACATGGTGGAACTGGGAGACGCCCTCACCAGACTAAAGGCCCCGCCCATAAAGCTGCTCTACAACTTCATGAGCAATCCGGCTGCGGTCGCTCCCCAATCGGCCCTCGTGTACGAAGGGCTGAAGCGGGATGATCTGTTTCTAGTGGTTCATGAACTCTTTATGACCGATACGGCTTTATTCGCAGACATCATCCTTCCCGGTGCCAGTTTCTTTGAGATGACCGACATATACAGGGCCTATGGCCACAACTATCTGCGTCTGGCCCGGCCTGTCATCCCCCCGGTAGGCCAAAGCCGGGCGAACCTGGCCATTTTCCAGCAATTGGCCGGACGTATGGGCTTTGAGGAAGAAGTCTTCAGCCTGGGCGAGGAAGATTTCATCAAGGACTTTTTGCGGGAAGAACACCCCAGCCTGAAAGGGTTTGATCACGAAGCCTTTTGGCAGGAAAAGGCGGTGCGCTTGAACATTCCGGCCAACCCCTATGCCGACGGCTTCAATACCCCTTCGGGCAAAGTTGAATTCTTTTCTCAAACCTGGCTGGACAAGGGCCTGGATCCTTTACCGTGCGGCCAGGTCTGGCGGGACCCGGAGGGCGGAAACAAATACAAGCTTGAACTGATAACTCCACCCCATCATCTGTTCTTAAACTCGGCCTTTAACGAGATCTCTGAGATCAGGAAAATGGCTGGACGTGCCAAGGTGCTCATCAACCTCAAAACGCCCGGGAGCGGGACATCAGCCAGGGCGACCTGGTGA
- a CDS encoding GNAT family N-acetyltransferase: MPETKTVTPDQALSHIEPGMNIFLGTGAAEPRTLVKRLMASDALNLQDLTLIQLVSFGDAVSLEELRSNKYRLKTFFSGWVANEAITTGRVDLIPSRFSAIPGLIKNHQLPLDAAMIQITPPDENGLCSLGIAVDVGRRVMEQAPLVIGEINPEVPRTYGDTFVSVEEFDLLVESDHPVPLLPSWPVDDVFDRVAANVASVIEDGSCLGFSFGPLFEALPRHLTGKKDLGIHSPFVTDAAMTLIKSGAVTNRRKSTFRGKSLTCYAMGSRELMRWLDRNPLVEFQSIENVINPMEIGKNSRFVAIFPARKVDLSGQIAMHAGKGQVTSGPGQAMDFFNGAEVSRGGFTIFALPSRNREGQGNIRISIEEMPNQLNMPDSVDMIATEYGIASLSGRTLRERAQALIEIAHPDDRPGLVKAAKAEKILYPDQIFLAESAHLYPSEISERHTFKNNTTVRFRALKPSDEEEMRRLFYRFSDEAIYYRYFTPIKTMPHAKMQSYVNVDYRDVLSVVGLVGPPGQGRIIAEARFARHKDKPYVDVAFVVDADYQGLGIATYLFRMLARLARQRGARGMTADVLATNHAMLKVFEKSGFPIRSRFEEGAYALTISFEREGED; this comes from the coding sequence ATGCCTGAAACAAAAACCGTCACACCGGACCAGGCCCTGTCTCACATCGAGCCGGGCATGAATATTTTCCTGGGCACCGGCGCAGCCGAGCCTCGCACCCTGGTCAAACGTCTCATGGCTTCCGACGCGTTGAACCTGCAGGACCTCACCCTGATTCAACTGGTCAGCTTCGGGGATGCCGTCTCCCTGGAAGAGCTGCGGTCCAACAAATACCGCCTGAAGACCTTTTTCTCCGGCTGGGTGGCCAATGAAGCCATCACCACCGGACGGGTAGACCTGATTCCCAGCCGCTTTTCCGCCATTCCCGGGCTGATCAAAAACCACCAACTGCCGTTGGATGCGGCCATGATCCAGATCACGCCCCCGGACGAAAACGGCCTCTGCTCTCTGGGCATCGCCGTGGATGTGGGGCGCAGGGTCATGGAGCAGGCCCCGCTGGTCATCGGCGAAATCAACCCGGAAGTTCCCCGCACCTACGGGGACACCTTCGTTTCGGTGGAGGAGTTCGACCTGCTGGTGGAAAGCGACCATCCAGTCCCGCTCCTGCCGTCCTGGCCGGTGGATGACGTCTTCGACCGCGTGGCCGCCAATGTCGCCTCGGTGATCGAGGACGGCAGCTGCCTGGGGTTCAGTTTCGGCCCCCTGTTCGAGGCCCTGCCCCGCCACCTCACCGGCAAAAAGGACCTGGGCATTCACTCACCCTTTGTCACCGACGCCGCCATGACCCTGATCAAAAGCGGCGCGGTCACCAATCGCCGCAAATCGACCTTCCGCGGCAAGTCGCTGACCTGCTATGCCATGGGCTCGCGGGAACTGATGCGCTGGCTGGACCGCAATCCGCTGGTGGAATTCCAGAGCATCGAAAACGTTATCAATCCCATGGAGATTGGCAAAAATTCCCGCTTCGTGGCTATTTTCCCGGCCCGCAAGGTGGATCTCTCCGGGCAAATCGCCATGCATGCCGGCAAAGGCCAGGTCACCTCCGGTCCGGGCCAGGCCATGGATTTTTTCAACGGGGCTGAAGTCTCCCGGGGCGGCTTTACCATTTTCGCCCTGCCCAGCCGCAACCGCGAAGGGCAGGGCAATATCCGCATCTCCATCGAAGAGATGCCCAACCAGCTCAACATGCCCGACTCGGTGGACATGATCGCCACCGAATACGGCATCGCCTCCCTGTCCGGGCGGACCCTGCGGGAACGGGCCCAGGCGCTGATCGAAATCGCTCATCCCGACGACCGGCCCGGGCTGGTAAAAGCGGCCAAGGCGGAAAAGATCCTCTACCCGGACCAGATCTTTCTGGCCGAGAGCGCCCATCTCTATCCATCCGAGATCTCGGAGCGCCACACCTTTAAAAACAATACCACGGTTCGCTTCCGGGCCCTCAAGCCTTCCGATGAAGAGGAGATGCGGCGCCTTTTCTACCGCTTCTCGGACGAGGCCATCTACTACCGATATTTCACCCCCATCAAGACCATGCCCCATGCCAAGATGCAGTCCTACGTCAATGTGGACTACCGGGATGTTCTCTCCGTGGTGGGATTGGTGGGACCGCCGGGACAGGGACGCATCATCGCCGAGGCCCGTTTCGCCCGTCACAAGGACAAGCCCTATGTGGATGTGGCCTTTGTCGTAGATGCGGACTACCAGGGCCTGGGGATCGCCACCTACCTGTTCCGGATGCTGGCCCGCCTGGCCCGCCAGCGCGGCGCACGCGGCATGACGGCCGACGTTCTGGCCACCAACCATGCCATGCTCAAGGTATTCGAAAAAAGCGGTTTCCCCATCCGCAGCCGTTTCGAGGAAGGGGCTTATGCACTGACGATTTCATTCGAGAGGGAAGGGGAAGACTGA
- a CDS encoding MalY/PatB family protein, protein MKTDFDREINRKNTQSAKWGVIQDPDNPSIWHTTDDYFGEDRILPLWVADMDFPAPRPVVDALVERAQHGIYGYTLRTDSYNQAVVDWMQRRHGWAVDPAWIVSTPGVVPAINFLIQTFTRPGEKILVQRPVYYPFFSAIEDNGGEIVSSSLVLANGRYEIDFDDFERKASDPAVTLFILCSPHNPVGRVWTREELARMGEICLKNNVFVVADEIHADLIHRGVAFTPFASVSEEFSDNSVVCTAPSKTFNLAGLHTSNIIISNDRLRQRFQQTLNRCGIGKWANPFGVVACETAYREGEPWLDEVMTYIGDNLDFLQDFIDRNIPGIRVVRPEGTYLVWLDCRGLGLDKWALKRFMMEKVRIFPDEGFIFGPEGEGFERINIACPRSILQEALERIQREVEAL, encoded by the coding sequence ATGAAAACTGATTTCGACCGGGAGATCAACCGCAAAAATACGCAATCCGCCAAATGGGGCGTTATTCAGGACCCGGACAACCCGTCCATCTGGCATACCACCGACGACTATTTTGGTGAGGACCGAATCCTGCCCCTGTGGGTGGCGGACATGGATTTTCCTGCTCCCCGGCCGGTGGTGGATGCCCTGGTAGAGCGGGCACAGCACGGCATATACGGCTATACCCTGCGAACGGACAGCTACAACCAGGCGGTGGTGGACTGGATGCAGCGGCGTCATGGCTGGGCCGTCGATCCCGCCTGGATCGTCTCCACGCCGGGGGTGGTGCCGGCGATCAATTTTCTCATTCAAACCTTTACCCGACCGGGGGAGAAGATCCTGGTGCAAAGGCCGGTCTACTATCCCTTTTTCAGCGCCATCGAAGACAACGGCGGAGAGATCGTCTCCAGCAGCCTGGTGCTGGCAAACGGCCGCTACGAGATCGATTTTGACGATTTCGAACGCAAGGCGTCCGACCCGGCGGTGACCCTGTTTATCCTCTGCAGCCCGCACAATCCGGTGGGGCGCGTCTGGACCCGGGAAGAACTGGCCCGGATGGGCGAGATCTGCCTGAAGAACAACGTCTTCGTCGTCGCCGATGAAATCCACGCCGATCTGATCCATCGGGGCGTTGCTTTCACGCCCTTTGCATCCGTCAGCGAGGAGTTTTCAGACAACTCGGTCGTCTGCACGGCGCCCAGCAAGACCTTCAACCTGGCCGGACTGCATACCTCCAACATCATCATTTCCAACGACCGCCTGCGACAGCGCTTCCAACAGACGCTGAACCGCTGCGGGATCGGCAAATGGGCCAACCCCTTCGGCGTGGTGGCTTGCGAAACGGCCTATAGGGAGGGAGAGCCGTGGCTGGACGAAGTGATGACCTATATCGGGGACAACCTGGATTTCTTGCAGGATTTTATCGACCGGAATATTCCCGGTATCCGGGTCGTCCGCCCGGAAGGCACCTACCTGGTATGGCTGGACTGCCGAGGTCTGGGGCTGGACAAATGGGCTCTCAAGCGCTTCATGATGGAAAAGGTCCGCATTTTTCCGGACGAAGGGTTTATCTTCGGCCCCGAGGGCGAAGGTTTCGAGCGCATCAACATCGCCTGTCCGCGATCGATTCTCCAAGAGGCCCTGGAGCGCATCCAGCGGGAAGTGGAAGCGTTGTAG
- a CDS encoding amino acid ABC transporter substrate-binding protein, whose protein sequence is MKRVARIALGFFLIVAGLGIPTVDAADSIDIGHPACLSGKYAKAGEQAVAGIKACVDWVNNTYGGVSLKGKKIPLKYTYYDCESNKESVTSLIGRLATVDKVDVVFAPYSSGLTLRGAPVTEARSMLYMDHGGANNEIFQQGFRYIVQTIGPASSYHRGTLDMIHKIDPKAKKVALAYEDSEFAKMVMEGAEAHARELGFQVVFKRTYPKGVTDLTPLLSAMKATRPDFVLGGGHFEDGQLFNRQMADLDIDTNALSLIAAATLPAFYEALESMAEGVMGPSHWEYGVKYAASEAKKVGLPWIGPDQDEFVALFKKAAGKEMVPDYHAAEAGAQVLAYVLAVEKAGSVDSAKVRKALGDLEFMSFYGGWDVDENGMQVGHTMVDVQWQKAERIIVWPEEAQTGTVCYPMPTFAEKAKGKVAIP, encoded by the coding sequence ATGAAAAGAGTTGCACGGATCGCACTGGGATTTTTTCTTATTGTTGCTGGCCTCGGTATCCCCACGGTGGACGCCGCCGATTCGATCGATATCGGGCATCCGGCCTGCCTTTCCGGGAAATACGCCAAAGCCGGAGAGCAGGCCGTGGCCGGGATCAAGGCATGCGTAGACTGGGTCAACAACACGTACGGAGGCGTCAGTCTGAAAGGGAAAAAGATTCCGCTGAAGTACACCTATTACGACTGCGAATCGAACAAGGAGTCGGTCACCAGCCTGATCGGCCGCCTGGCAACGGTCGACAAGGTCGATGTCGTCTTTGCGCCTTACAGTTCCGGCCTGACGCTTCGGGGAGCCCCCGTCACCGAAGCCCGAAGCATGCTCTACATGGACCACGGCGGCGCCAACAACGAAATTTTCCAGCAGGGATTCCGATACATCGTTCAGACCATCGGCCCGGCCTCCAGCTATCACCGCGGAACCCTCGACATGATTCATAAAATCGACCCCAAGGCCAAAAAGGTAGCCCTGGCCTACGAGGATTCCGAGTTCGCCAAAATGGTCATGGAAGGCGCCGAGGCCCATGCCAGGGAACTTGGCTTCCAGGTCGTTTTCAAAAGGACTTACCCCAAAGGCGTGACCGACCTGACCCCCCTGCTTTCGGCCATGAAGGCGACCAGACCCGACTTCGTTCTCGGCGGCGGACACTTCGAAGACGGTCAGTTGTTCAACCGTCAGATGGCTGACCTGGACATAGACACCAACGCGTTGTCGCTGATCGCGGCAGCGACCCTGCCCGCTTTTTACGAAGCCCTGGAGAGCATGGCCGAAGGGGTGATGGGTCCCTCCCATTGGGAATACGGCGTCAAATATGCCGCATCCGAGGCCAAGAAGGTCGGATTGCCATGGATCGGCCCCGACCAGGACGAATTCGTCGCGCTTTTCAAGAAAGCGGCCGGTAAAGAGATGGTTCCCGACTATCACGCGGCCGAAGCCGGGGCACAGGTACTGGCCTATGTCCTGGCCGTCGAAAAGGCCGGTTCCGTCGATTCGGCCAAGGTTCGCAAGGCCCTGGGCGATCTGGAATTCATGTCGTTTTACGGCGGGTGGGATGTCGACGAAAACGGTATGCAGGTCGGCCACACCATGGTGGACGTCCAATGGCAAAAAGCCGAGCGGATCATCGTATGGCCCGAAGAAGCCCAGACCGGCACGGTCTGCTATCCGATGCCCACATTTGCCGAAAAAGCCAAGGGCAAGGTTGCCATTCCCTGA
- a CDS encoding molybdopterin dinucleotide binding domain-containing protein: protein MRVYNGRGECSLYAEVTPDTQPGLLVAEGLHWPGFAPGGKGANQLTSQRLTDQGETCAFHCNLVEVEPV from the coding sequence GTGAGAGTATACAATGGCCGGGGCGAGTGCAGCCTGTATGCAGAAGTAACACCGGACACCCAGCCAGGCTTGCTGGTGGCCGAAGGTCTTCACTGGCCCGGGTTCGCGCCCGGAGGGAAGGGGGCAAACCAACTCACCAGCCAGCGACTTACCGACCAGGGTGAAACCTGCGCTTTCCACTGCAACCTGGTGGAGGTGGAGCCAGTATAG